The sequence TAAAAATGCAGAATTATCAGAACTCTTTATCGTTGAGGGAGATTCAGCTGGTGGTACTGCTAAAATGGGTAGAGATAGAAAATATCAAGCCATTTTACCTTTAAGAGGAAAAGTTATTAATGTAGAAAAATCTAGAATTGATAAAGTGTTTCAAAATAATGAAATTGGCGCCCTTATTACAGCTTTAGGTACAGGTGTAGGTGAAGAATTTAATATTAATAAAATTAGATATCACAAAATTGTAATTATGACTGACGCCGATGTTGATGGAGCTCACATTAGAATTTTACTTTTAACTTTCTTTTATCGCTACTTCAGACCTTTAATTGAATATGGTTTTATTTATATTGCTCAACCACCTTTATATAAAATATCTTATGGTAAGAAATTTGCATATGCTTACACAGATACACAAAAAGAAAAAATCTTACAAGATATTACTTCGAACGTAGAAATACAAAGATATAAAGGACTAGGAGAAATGGACGCTGAACAATTGTGAAAAACAACAATGGATCCAGAACAAAGAAAAATGCTCCAAGTACAAATTGAAGATGCTGCTAATGCCGACTTAGTTTTTTCAACTCTTATGGGTGAAGAAGTCGCACCAAGAAGAGACTTTATCGAAAAAAATGCAAAGTATGTTAAAGAAATAGATTTCTAATATTTCTCCATTTTTGCATTTTTTATTTAAAATTAGTCATTGGACAGTTATTTGAGGGAGTAAAGATGAAATACAAAAGAATATTATTGAAACTTTCAGGGGAAAGTTTGGCAAATAAAAGCAAATCTTTATCAATTGATTATCAATTAGTAAAAAAAATTGCTAAACAACTAAAGGAATTGGTTAATCAAGGAATTGAAGTGGCTATCGTTGTTGGGGGTGGAAATTTTTGAAGAGGAGCTTCTGCAGAAAAAAACGGTATTTCTAGAAACAGAGCTGATTACATCGGGATGCTTGCAACTGTAATGAATGGGCTTGCATTACAATCAGGTTTTCAATCAGAAAATTTAAAAACCAGAGTTTTATCATCAATTAATTTTGATAAAAGAGTTTGTGAATATTACATTAAAGAAAAAGCTAATAAATATTTAAATAAAAAAGAAATTGTTATTTTTGTTGGAGGCACAGGAAGACCTTACTTTACAACCGATACCGCTTCAACACTATTTGCTTCAGAAATTGAAGCTGATGTTATTTTAGCTGGTAAAAATAATGTGGATGGCGTTTATGAAAAAGATCCTAATATCTATCCAGAAGCAAAACATTTTATTGACATTAGTTTCGATGAAGTTTTAAGACAAAATTTAAAAGTTATGGATTCTACAGCTTTTTCAATGGCTAGAGATAACAACATTGAATTATTAGTTTTTGATATTAATAAAGAAAATTCTATTAAAGATGTAATTGACAAAAAAATTAAATTTACAAGAGTTCATAATTAAAAAAAGGATAAAGTATGGAAATTCAGATATATAAAGAAATGTTTGATGATGAAGTAAAAAAAGGTTTGGATCATTTCCAAAGAGAAATGAATAAAATTTCTACAGGTAGAGTTAATCCTCTTTTAATCTCTCATATTAAGGTTTCATATTACGGTGAATTAACTCCAATTGACCAAATTGCTAATATTTTAATTCCACAAGCACAACAGTTATTGGTTAAACCTTTTGATATTAATTCTGTCAAGGATATCACAGCAGTTTTAAATGATGCTCAAATTGATGCTCAAATTGCCAATGAAGGAAATCAAGTTCGCTTAACATTCCCACAAATGACTACAGAAAGAAGAAAAGATCTAGTTAAAAAACTAGGAAAAATCAGTGAAGAGGGAAAAGTAGCAGTACGCCTTGCAAGACAAGAAATAATAAAAGATATTAAAAAAGACGAAGAACTTTCTGAAGATCAAGAAAAAAAATATCTTGAAGAGATTCAAAAAGTTACAGATAAATTTGTTGAATATATAATTCAACAAACAAAAGAAAAAGAAAAAGAAATTTTAACAATATAAAAATGAAAATAAAAATCACCAAGAAAATACAAAAAAATAAATTATTATTAAGGACTATTACAACCTTAATAATTCTTTTATTTTTTATCACTTCATTTTTTATCACTGGATATTTAAAAATGGGTGGAAGAATATATGGTGTTATTTTTTATGCTATTTTGTGTTCTATTGGTATTTATGAATTTGTTTCACATTCAGAAGTTAAAAAAATATTTGTTTTTTATTATATTATTTTAGGTTTAATATTATTATTTCTACCATGACATGAATATTTCTATGTCATGATTAATCAAGGTTCAACTAAATATATGTTTATTGAACAATTAAAACATTGATGAATTTACTTAATAATAATCATTGGATCTGCATTTCCTTTTTTGTTTTTAATACAAAAAAAAGATTTAAAATTTATTACTAAAAATTATTTATTAAATCTCTTCGCAGTATTAACTTTTCCAATTTTTATTAAATGATTATTAATAATCAATACTATA comes from Mycoplasma iguanae and encodes:
- the pyrH gene encoding UMP kinase — encoded protein: MKYKRILLKLSGESLANKSKSLSIDYQLVKKIAKQLKELVNQGIEVAIVVGGGNFWRGASAEKNGISRNRADYIGMLATVMNGLALQSGFQSENLKTRVLSSINFDKRVCEYYIKEKANKYLNKKEIVIFVGGTGRPYFTTDTASTLFASEIEADVILAGKNNVDGVYEKDPNIYPEAKHFIDISFDEVLRQNLKVMDSTAFSMARDNNIELLVFDINKENSIKDVIDKKIKFTRVHN
- the frr gene encoding ribosome recycling factor; this translates as MEIQIYKEMFDDEVKKGLDHFQREMNKISTGRVNPLLISHIKVSYYGELTPIDQIANILIPQAQQLLVKPFDINSVKDITAVLNDAQIDAQIANEGNQVRLTFPQMTTERRKDLVKKLGKISEEGKVAVRLARQEIIKDIKKDEELSEDQEKKYLEEIQKVTDKFVEYIIQQTKEKEKEILTI
- a CDS encoding phosphatidate cytidylyltransferase; the encoded protein is MKIKITKKIQKNKLLLRTITTLIILLFFITSFFITGYLKMGGRIYGVIFYAILCSIGIYEFVSHSEVKKIFVFYYIILGLILLFLPWHEYFYVMINQGSTKYMFIEQLKHWWIYLIIIIGSAFPFLFLIQKKDLKFITKNYLLNLFAVLTFPIFIKWLLIINTIPNEGVYILLYIGLITATTDTLGLFGGMLFGRKIFKRGFAPKLSPRKSWEGAIIAWFFAVFVVVFIGSFYINKLLFLEENQFLFFSISTIVLLPLASIWGDLLFSKIKRTFHVKDFSQLIPGHGGLLDRFDSTFLVTYTFVFLIIFFN